One genomic region from Stutzerimonas decontaminans encodes:
- the tssI gene encoding type VI secretion system Vgr family protein, translated as MFNAANETHFSLTLEGVDHDFKVLEFRGREAISQPYRFDLELVSERPDLDLQALLHKPAFLTVDPAGMGIHGLVHRIAQGESGKRLTRYRLTLVPQLAYLAHRTNQRIFQHLSVPQIVAQVLEEHGIQADAYRFGLGPVIYPERDYCAQYDESDLHFIQRLCEEEGIHYHFEHSTRGHVLVFGDDQTSFARLGQPTAYLQDNGMTADEPVIKRFAVRVATRTSRVSRRDYDFEQPRLLMEAAHRGEPAANAMPQPDLEDYDYPGRFTERARGKHLSQRALERHRHDYRLAEGNSDQPRLVSGHLLEISDHPRREWNDLWLLTEVLHEGKQPQVLEESVTSHVGTGVGFTQGYRNHFTATPWDIPFRPAINHPKPKILGSQTAVVTGPAGEEIHCDQYGRVRVQFHWDREGQADDKTSCWLRVSSSWAGDRYGGIAIPRVGMEVLVTFLEGDPDQPLVTGCLYHKEHQVPYDLPANKTRTVFKTLSSPGGGGYNELRIEDRKGAEQIYLHAQRDWDENIEHDQKIRVGHERHDTVKANSYSEFKAEEHLIVAGDRKVEVKPDDHLTVGQTQHIKLGTAHLTKAGREIHLKAGQKMVIEAGVELTLKAGGSFIKLDPGGITVSGPLARINAGGAPGKGSGIKIKPPVLPGAADSDKAGRLLKQVQGGLSKSAAVVARGYRFNIRLQDVPGDEGFPLAHTPWGIELGEDDNVLLQGETDADGRVLLDDTQQKQLAKAYAQAPGSLWLSYPGQRIALRVHLERQGWDSERYALGAMDFSNCLSRNTTGNALLEKERSQQDSQCSSDLYTHLQSKE; from the coding sequence ATGTTCAACGCGGCCAATGAAACCCACTTCAGCCTGACCCTCGAAGGCGTCGATCACGACTTTAAGGTGCTCGAATTCCGGGGCCGCGAGGCCATCAGCCAGCCCTATCGTTTCGACCTGGAACTGGTCAGCGAGCGCCCCGACCTTGATCTGCAGGCACTGCTGCATAAGCCCGCCTTTCTCACCGTCGACCCCGCCGGCATGGGCATCCACGGCTTGGTCCACCGTATCGCCCAGGGTGAATCGGGCAAGCGCCTGACCCGCTATCGGCTCACGCTGGTGCCGCAGCTGGCCTACCTCGCCCATCGCACTAACCAGCGCATCTTCCAGCACCTGAGCGTGCCACAGATCGTCGCCCAGGTGCTCGAGGAACACGGCATCCAGGCCGATGCCTACCGCTTCGGGCTTGGCCCGGTGATCTACCCAGAGCGCGATTACTGCGCGCAGTACGACGAATCTGACCTGCACTTCATCCAACGCCTGTGTGAGGAAGAAGGTATCCATTACCACTTCGAGCACAGCACCAGAGGCCACGTGCTGGTCTTCGGCGACGACCAGACCAGCTTCGCCCGACTCGGCCAGCCGACCGCCTATCTGCAGGACAACGGCATGACGGCTGACGAGCCGGTGATCAAGCGCTTCGCCGTGCGCGTCGCGACTCGCACCAGTCGGGTAAGCCGCCGTGATTACGACTTCGAACAACCCAGGCTGCTGATGGAGGCAGCCCACCGCGGCGAGCCGGCGGCGAACGCCATGCCGCAACCCGATCTGGAGGACTACGACTACCCCGGCCGCTTTACCGAGCGCGCCCGCGGCAAACACCTCTCGCAACGCGCGCTGGAGCGCCACCGCCACGACTACCGCCTGGCCGAGGGCAACAGTGACCAGCCGCGGCTGGTCAGTGGCCATCTGCTGGAAATCTCCGACCACCCGCGCCGCGAATGGAACGACCTGTGGCTGCTTACCGAAGTGCTGCACGAGGGCAAGCAGCCGCAGGTGCTGGAAGAGTCGGTCACCAGCCATGTCGGTACCGGTGTCGGTTTCACTCAGGGCTACCGCAACCACTTCACCGCTACGCCCTGGGATATCCCTTTCCGCCCGGCAATAAACCATCCGAAACCGAAAATCCTCGGCAGCCAGACCGCCGTGGTCACCGGCCCGGCGGGCGAAGAAATCCACTGCGACCAGTACGGTCGCGTGCGCGTTCAATTCCACTGGGATCGCGAAGGCCAGGCCGACGACAAGACCAGCTGCTGGCTGCGCGTCTCCTCCAGCTGGGCCGGTGACCGCTACGGCGGCATCGCCATCCCACGGGTCGGCATGGAGGTACTGGTGACCTTTCTCGAAGGCGATCCCGATCAACCGCTGGTGACCGGCTGCCTGTACCACAAGGAACACCAGGTCCCCTACGACCTGCCGGCGAACAAGACCCGCACGGTGTTCAAGACCCTGAGCAGCCCCGGCGGTGGCGGCTACAACGAACTGCGCATCGAAGACCGCAAGGGCGCCGAGCAGATCTACCTCCACGCCCAGCGCGACTGGGACGAGAACATCGAGCACGACCAGAAGATCCGCGTCGGCCACGAACGTCACGACACCGTGAAGGCCAACAGCTACAGCGAGTTCAAGGCCGAAGAACACCTGATCGTTGCCGGCGATCGCAAGGTCGAAGTCAAACCCGACGACCACCTCACTGTCGGCCAGACCCAGCACATCAAGCTCGGCACTGCCCATCTGACCAAGGCCGGCCGTGAGATCCACCTCAAGGCCGGGCAAAAGATGGTCATCGAAGCCGGCGTCGAACTGACCCTCAAGGCCGGAGGAAGCTTCATCAAGCTCGACCCGGGCGGCATCACCGTCTCCGGCCCGCTGGCGCGGATCAACGCCGGCGGCGCACCGGGCAAGGGCTCAGGGATCAAGATCAAGCCACCGGTGCTGCCGGGAGCGGCGGATAGCGACAAGGCGGGGCGCTTGTTGAAGCAGGTACAGGGCGGCCTGTCCAAATCGGCCGCTGTGGTAGCGCGCGGGTACCGATTCAATATTCGTCTTCAGGATGTACCAGGCGACGAAGGATTTCCCTTGGCACATACCCCATGGGGCATTGAGTTAGGTGAGGATGACAACGTGCTGCTGCAGGGAGAGACCGATGCCGATGGCCGCGTGCTGCTGGATGATACTCAGCAAAAGCAGCTAGCGAAGGCCTACGCTCAGGCACCAGGGAGTCTCTGGCTCAGCTATCCCGGTCAACGGATAGCCCTGCGGGTTCATCTGGAGCGACAGGGTTGGGACAGTGAGCGCTATGCCCTGGGCGCGATGGATTTCAGCAATTGCCTCAGTCGCAATACCACAGGGAATGCGCTGCTGGAAAAAGAACGCAGCCAGCAGGATAGCCAGTGCAGCAGCGACCTCTACACCCACCTGCAATCCAAGGAATGA
- a CDS encoding IS30 family transposase yields MSYTELSVEERATIQIGHAQGFSLRGIACLINRSPSTISRELRRNRDACGGYSARVAQQQMQARRQVCRPMRKLLPGSERFELVVHMLRERLSPEQIAGKLRSMNIPSLREAYVCRETIYNAIYALPVGELRKELIICLRQSKTTRRPRSGGVDRRGQIPEMVSIHVRPPEIEDRLMPGHWEGDLIKGKANASSVGTLVERTSGYLMLVKMNDATATSAMEGFSAALNGMPLAMRKSMTYDQGREMARHAEITQQTGVAIYFCDPHSPWQRGSNENINGLIRQYLPKGTDLSVHSQEELDAIALQLNMRPRKRFDFKCPIEVMGKVMQEAMAMRHDAPASIQ; encoded by the coding sequence ATGTCTTATACCGAACTCAGCGTTGAAGAGCGCGCCACCATTCAAATCGGTCATGCCCAAGGTTTCAGCCTGCGTGGGATTGCCTGCTTGATCAACCGATCCCCTTCGACCATCAGCCGGGAGCTGCGCCGCAATCGAGATGCCTGTGGTGGCTACTCGGCCCGTGTAGCCCAACAGCAGATGCAAGCCCGCCGCCAGGTGTGTCGACCGATGCGAAAGCTGTTGCCGGGTAGCGAGCGCTTTGAGCTGGTGGTTCATATGCTGCGTGAGCGTTTGTCTCCCGAGCAGATTGCCGGCAAGCTGCGCAGCATGAACATTCCCAGCCTCAGAGAGGCCTACGTCTGTCGTGAGACGATCTATAACGCGATCTATGCCCTGCCGGTCGGTGAACTGCGCAAGGAGCTGATCATCTGCCTGCGCCAAAGCAAGACGACGCGCAGGCCGCGCTCTGGCGGTGTGGATCGGCGCGGTCAGATCCCTGAGATGGTCAGTATTCATGTACGTCCGCCGGAGATCGAAGACCGGCTGATGCCAGGGCATTGGGAAGGCGACCTGATCAAGGGCAAGGCCAACGCCTCGTCTGTAGGTACGCTGGTGGAGCGCACCAGTGGCTACCTGATGCTGGTGAAGATGAACGACGCGACGGCGACCTCGGCGATGGAAGGCTTCAGTGCAGCGCTCAATGGCATGCCGCTGGCGATGCGCAAGAGCATGACCTACGACCAGGGCCGAGAAATGGCGCGGCATGCTGAAATCACTCAGCAGACCGGGGTGGCCATTTACTTCTGCGACCCGCACAGCCCTTGGCAGCGCGGCAGCAACGAAAACATCAATGGCTTGATCCGCCAGTACCTGCCCAAAGGCACAGACCTGTCGGTACACAGCCAGGAAGAACTGGATGCCATCGCACTGCAACTGAACATGCGCCCACGTAAGCGCTTCGACTTCAAATGCCCAATTGAAGTTATGGGCAAAGTGATGCAGGAAGCCATGGCTATGCGGCATGATGCGCCTGCTTCAATTCAATAA
- a CDS encoding di-heme-cytochrome C peroxidase codes for MLHSAPATALYFVAYPNFPEYEAPEALHYLEQWDATQRQTYYYTPQGTQVKGLEYDWFRALELPFSRDKFATPDYLARFGFLVDPAQQATALNPGDLPVGFARHEDDETGRAYLDVTCAACHTGELRYGGQAIRIDGGAAMHSLASTVPTLRGGAFGQALGMSMAFTYYNPLKFRRFAEQVLGERYEQDRAQLRHDFKQVLDRLLGTAYNDWHHGLYPTEEGFGRTDAFGRIANSVFGDAIDPANYRVANAPVNYPHLWDIWKFDWVQWNGSAMQPMARNIGEALGVGATLRLLHENGQPIAEAERYASGVRVRDLHRLETTLMQLAPPRWPEDVLGAIDLKQASLGRALYKENCAHCHDPRPKPVDKRFAAERDPEWRVKVIPTSFVGTDPTTADNIADHRFDLTRLGWTQDELDRLDVQLYGAPSGPLDLASLSSAKGLAYITAYVEERAYRDAGIDETERAEFDGFGLPIGVQELRGYKARPLDGIWATPPFLHNGSVPTLFQLLSPVAERQKQFWVGSREYDPQHLGIRTERFDGGFLLNTAITGNSNRGHEFRAGCRGNGVIGRALAPHERWALVEYLKVLGDPRFEPHLEELPARPHNPGPRCP; via the coding sequence GTGTTGCACTCAGCCCCTGCAACCGCCCTGTATTTTGTGGCCTACCCGAACTTTCCAGAGTACGAAGCGCCCGAGGCGCTGCATTATCTGGAGCAGTGGGACGCCACGCAGCGGCAGACCTACTACTACACGCCGCAGGGCACCCAGGTTAAGGGGCTGGAGTACGACTGGTTCCGTGCGCTGGAACTGCCCTTCAGCCGGGACAAGTTCGCCACGCCGGACTACCTCGCCCGCTTCGGCTTTCTGGTCGATCCCGCGCAACAAGCCACCGCGCTGAACCCCGGCGACCTGCCGGTCGGCTTTGCCCGCCACGAGGATGATGAGACCGGTCGCGCCTATCTGGATGTGACCTGCGCGGCCTGCCACACCGGCGAGTTGCGCTACGGGGGGCAGGCCATTCGTATCGACGGTGGCGCGGCGATGCATTCGCTGGCCTCCACCGTGCCGACCCTGCGCGGTGGCGCCTTTGGCCAGGCGCTGGGCATGAGCATGGCCTTCACCTATTACAACCCGCTCAAGTTCCGTCGCTTCGCCGAGCAGGTGCTGGGCGAGCGTTACGAGCAGGACCGCGCGCAGTTGCGCCACGACTTCAAGCAGGTGCTCGACCGTCTGCTCGGCACCGCCTACAACGACTGGCACCACGGGCTCTACCCCACCGAAGAAGGCTTCGGCCGTACCGATGCGTTTGGCCGCATCGCCAACAGCGTGTTCGGCGACGCCATCGATCCAGCAAACTACCGCGTGGCCAACGCGCCGGTGAACTACCCGCATCTGTGGGATATCTGGAAGTTCGACTGGGTGCAGTGGAACGGCTCGGCCATGCAGCCGATGGCACGCAATATCGGCGAGGCGCTGGGTGTTGGCGCCACGCTGCGGCTGCTGCACGAGAACGGCCAGCCCATCGCCGAAGCCGAGCGCTACGCATCGGGCGTTCGCGTACGCGACCTGCACAGGCTGGAAACCACTCTCATGCAGCTGGCCCCGCCTCGCTGGCCTGAAGACGTGCTGGGCGCGATCGATCTCAAACAGGCCAGCCTCGGTCGCGCGCTGTACAAGGAAAACTGCGCGCATTGCCACGACCCCAGGCCCAAGCCGGTCGACAAGCGTTTCGCTGCCGAACGTGACCCCGAGTGGCGCGTGAAGGTGATCCCCACCTCCTTCGTCGGTACCGATCCGACCACAGCCGACAATATTGCCGACCACCGCTTCGACCTGACCCGCCTGGGCTGGACTCAGGACGAGCTGGATCGTCTGGACGTCCAGCTGTATGGCGCGCCATCCGGCCCGCTCGATCTCGCCAGCCTGTCCAGCGCCAAGGGGCTGGCCTATATCACCGCCTATGTCGAGGAGCGCGCCTACCGTGACGCCGGCATCGACGAGACCGAGCGCGCGGAATTCGACGGCTTCGGCCTGCCGATCGGCGTGCAGGAACTGCGCGGCTACAAGGCACGCCCGCTGGACGGCATCTGGGCGACGCCGCCCTTCCTGCACAACGGCTCGGTGCCGACGCTGTTCCAGTTGTTGTCGCCGGTTGCCGAACGGCAGAAGCAGTTCTGGGTCGGCAGCCGCGAATACGATCCACAGCACCTGGGCATCCGCACCGAGCGCTTCGACGGCGGCTTTCTGCTGAATACCGCCATCACCGGCAACAGCAACCGCGGCCATGAATTCCGCGCCGGCTGTCGCGGCAATGGCGTGATCGGCCGGGCATTGGCACCGCATGAGCGCTGGGCGCTGGTCGAGTACCTCAAAGTGCTCGGCGATCCCCGCTTCGAACCGCACCTCGAGGAACTGCCGGCGCGCCCCCACAACCCCGGCCCACGCTGCCCCTGA
- a CDS encoding T6SS immunity protein Tli4 family protein, translating into MKSFFRYLSLGLMIPAGMALANEPRQECLGRMTFDVPEDMQWATYSAQRIDRITDVWGGHLFTPKVTAKGDGGSYDYDGLAIRVSDIVERDTFDGAARYIKGTASLYQEELIKEAARKKNALEELKELDRMENTKTTREAVKRFAKNIEEVERKIPITKIHEYDLGIPDAYFLGGHLAPGKALLWRNNRVYYFSFSKAGPDSAERIKALMARFRTRNLYEVPKGPGFCFPYGFIADDGKTAYSIKNSLRFTKTPNVIFTLLTASANDPWQTKPTQGTYDSDYRPGYDAEKWRKTSFTERIQLGKRLAGLEGWRLDPKPGSGEQERAWFALAHRGGTGSPLLAVQMFTFQKGTDNLTELTPPPEEVIPRFKKLSKSIRLHEVQ; encoded by the coding sequence ATGAAAAGCTTTTTCCGGTATCTAAGCCTCGGCCTGATGATTCCTGCAGGCATGGCGTTGGCCAATGAACCACGACAGGAGTGCCTTGGACGCATGACCTTCGATGTGCCCGAGGACATGCAATGGGCAACCTATTCCGCTCAACGAATCGACCGAATCACCGATGTATGGGGGGGGCATTTATTTACCCCCAAAGTAACAGCCAAAGGGGATGGCGGTAGTTATGACTATGACGGCCTGGCCATTCGAGTGAGCGATATTGTCGAGCGTGACACATTTGATGGGGCTGCAAGATATATCAAAGGCACGGCGAGCTTGTATCAAGAGGAACTGATCAAAGAGGCGGCCAGAAAAAAAAATGCGCTTGAGGAATTAAAGGAGCTTGACAGAATGGAAAATACAAAAACGACCAGAGAAGCAGTAAAAAGGTTTGCGAAGAATATAGAAGAAGTGGAACGCAAGATCCCTATAACCAAAATCCACGAATACGACCTCGGCATTCCCGACGCCTATTTCCTGGGAGGGCATCTCGCCCCTGGCAAAGCTTTGCTCTGGCGTAACAATCGCGTCTACTACTTCTCTTTTTCCAAGGCCGGCCCCGACTCCGCCGAGCGTATCAAGGCGCTGATGGCGCGCTTCCGAACCCGCAATCTTTATGAAGTACCCAAAGGCCCAGGCTTCTGCTTCCCCTACGGTTTTATCGCCGACGATGGCAAGACCGCCTACAGCATCAAGAACAGCCTGCGCTTCACTAAAACGCCCAATGTGATCTTCACCCTGCTCACGGCCTCGGCCAACGACCCCTGGCAGACCAAACCCACGCAGGGCACTTACGACAGCGACTATCGCCCCGGCTATGACGCCGAGAAATGGCGCAAGACTTCCTTCACCGAGCGCATCCAGCTCGGCAAGCGCCTGGCTGGCCTGGAGGGCTGGCGTCTGGATCCCAAGCCGGGCTCCGGCGAGCAGGAGCGAGCCTGGTTCGCCCTGGCGCATCGAGGTGGGACGGGCTCACCGCTATTGGCGGTGCAGATGTTCACCTTTCAGAAAGGTACGGACAACCTGACTGAGCTGACGCCACCACCAGAAGAGGTCATCCCGCGCTTCAAGAAACTGAGCAAAAGCATCAGGTTGCACGAGGTGCAGTAG
- a CDS encoding XAC2610-related protein has translation MRQLLVWQQAVRGRTFEHIVAHRLLRRFYRSSEASFRNFMERIVVATLALAYLHICHAENASVTEIIAYKGKIAESDIFMTLPEINGGIVGSYHYTRYGTTIPLRGSIEKNHITLTEKTAYSEAEITAEFNSRLIQGIWKSDKASHSFRASALSKSYKNLIGGIDVFKNNESTKIVITFIDGRSQAFEIDTLTDTISIFFEDHNFDGLPDLRVLETSNGSNRTYIVWTYDPSKRAFEHSKEISMLSSPKVLHSEKAILSLSRDGCCRYIASKSVGNEKHSAEYEYEYEYEYEYEYEYEYEYEYEYEYEYEKPRGVERVTNVRTNTTITNSISQEEFEQKYLTPMGADGL, from the coding sequence ATGAGACAATTACTGGTATGGCAGCAGGCTGTCCGCGGACGAACCTTTGAACACATCGTTGCGCATCGACTGCTGAGGCGCTTCTACAGATCGAGCGAAGCGAGCTTTAGGAATTTTATGGAGAGAATAGTCGTCGCAACTCTCGCGTTAGCTTATCTGCATATATGTCATGCTGAAAATGCATCTGTCACAGAGATCATTGCCTATAAAGGTAAGATTGCTGAAAGCGACATTTTTATGACTCTGCCCGAGATCAACGGCGGTATCGTGGGCAGTTACCACTATACAAGATATGGCACAACTATACCGCTGCGAGGCTCAATCGAAAAAAATCATATTACTCTGACGGAAAAGACAGCCTATAGCGAAGCAGAGATAACTGCCGAGTTTAATAGCCGATTGATACAAGGTATCTGGAAAAGTGACAAGGCTAGCCACAGCTTTCGTGCCAGCGCTCTAAGCAAAAGCTACAAAAATCTCATTGGCGGAATAGACGTTTTCAAGAACAACGAAAGCACTAAGATAGTCATTACTTTTATTGACGGCAGAAGCCAAGCTTTTGAAATAGATACTCTAACGGATACGATATCAATCTTTTTTGAGGACCATAACTTTGACGGCCTCCCTGACTTGAGAGTACTCGAGACCAGCAACGGATCCAATAGGACTTATATTGTCTGGACTTACGATCCCAGCAAAAGAGCATTTGAACATTCCAAGGAAATTTCAATGCTGTCGAGCCCAAAGGTTCTGCATAGCGAAAAGGCCATACTATCCTTATCTCGAGATGGCTGTTGCCGTTACATTGCCTCCAAGTCGGTGGGCAACGAAAAGCACTCTGCCGAGTATGAGTATGAGTATGAGTATGAGTATGAGTATGAGTATGAGTATGAGTATGAGTATGAGTATGAGTATGAGTATGAGTATGAGAAGCCTAGGGGAGTTGAACGCGTAACCAATGTCAGAACAAATACAACCATAACTAATTCAATAAGCCAGGAAGAGTTTGAGCAAAAGTATCTTACGCCGATGGGAGCTGATGGCTTATAG
- a CDS encoding phospholipase D-like domain-containing protein, with the protein MATDSAYNGVRAKELNQINTQDGKAYAAYSAPDFFLNEANLFAPKRTGNQVRFFTTGSDYFKDVAASIDQAARCIFITGWQVNYDVLLDGKRSLWQCLHQALKHQPTLRVYVMPWLSPSGSLGTYDFETMLAVFQLNAGLTGGPRAFCTPAIQQSDMKGLGVAFSHHQKSVVVDNCIAYVGGIDLAYGRRDDNNFSLDASSRQGNDAYNPGLPKLGWMDIDKHVSSMGLMMATLFDLSKPVSGSNLIPLSRSTALNGASHIADLFRSPPFSALQWLNRAKNSAQENLDEGFERLSAAQRQMVGKSIQAMARLISDNLDNVPMAEGLKLRLQAWLQELREAAGNLSESLRIKSIELISQWMSETELGRVLTVLSGKSFEDIPGAYRESTNELASSMLWFIYHLLQERSGQHLEPYAYLHEKPQPLASPDNGRLAEYQPRMPWEDVHCRIEGPSVYDVARNFIDRWNGQQAYLADAPALQDTTLVRNLLEAVVRWLNTLVSETGLDRLGMGLTVNEAPRLSFPKSQPVWINAPTQLPVAPGLQPGGMSVQVLRSASSSMTQQEQVGRSKAGVNLPLPAGIDTGGVQANCKAAMLQAISSAQHFIYIENQFFQSAYGEAREIFDDAPLSGPMASLRDPASLRQDYVARVRLREAMAAENIWQLDWKEIDAIAKEPSTEARQFLKSLQAMWGVNAQGWLTHKLGDAQSGLLNEIGEALANRIGRAIDEKRPFHVYIILPVHPEGALNVLNIMHQVTLTMQSLVFGENSLIKRIQKRMALRGLLDRKASREEALKIIEHKDASGRPVYEQQDWSRYLTLLNLRTWENLKGRVVTEQIYVHSKLLIADDRVAILGSANINDRSLLGSRDSELAVIVRDSSPVQVKLDGKQPHTVGKAVHQLRVDLWKKHFGLSMAGGSSGVSPATGLAQYLEQPAAEETWKEIQARAQTNTDFYNGSFDFIPQNISQVQPRKTPDMTGYLDGFPTSTWPTWAYRDLGFINRGGELLEPMPHEERFWRSNTLADVKMFSPPVGVQGFICALPVNWTRGENNDSGINLSILAQTFEHSERDRALAQVDNGRNEENRRT; encoded by the coding sequence ATGGCAACTGACTCTGCCTACAACGGCGTTCGTGCAAAGGAACTCAACCAGATCAACACGCAGGACGGAAAGGCTTATGCGGCGTATTCCGCCCCCGATTTCTTTTTGAACGAAGCGAATCTATTCGCTCCCAAGCGCACGGGGAATCAGGTTCGTTTTTTCACGACCGGCAGCGATTACTTCAAGGACGTTGCGGCCTCCATCGATCAGGCCGCTCGATGCATTTTTATAACCGGCTGGCAGGTCAACTACGACGTATTGCTTGATGGCAAGCGAAGCCTTTGGCAGTGCCTGCATCAGGCTCTCAAACACCAGCCGACCTTGAGAGTTTATGTCATGCCCTGGCTGAGCCCCTCTGGCAGCCTTGGCACTTACGACTTCGAGACCATGCTGGCAGTCTTCCAGCTCAATGCGGGCCTGACTGGCGGCCCTCGTGCCTTCTGCACTCCGGCGATCCAACAAAGCGACATGAAGGGGCTCGGTGTTGCATTTTCTCACCATCAGAAATCAGTCGTAGTCGACAACTGCATCGCCTATGTCGGGGGCATTGACCTGGCCTACGGGCGCCGTGATGACAATAACTTCAGCCTGGACGCCAGTAGCAGGCAAGGCAACGATGCCTACAATCCAGGGCTACCGAAACTGGGCTGGATGGATATAGACAAGCATGTCAGCTCGATGGGGCTGATGATGGCCACACTGTTCGATCTTTCAAAGCCCGTGTCGGGCAGCAACCTCATTCCACTGAGCAGGAGTACGGCTCTCAATGGCGCGAGCCATATTGCGGACCTTTTCCGCAGCCCTCCGTTTTCCGCTCTGCAGTGGCTGAATCGTGCCAAGAACAGCGCTCAGGAAAATCTCGATGAGGGTTTCGAGCGGCTCAGCGCTGCCCAGCGCCAGATGGTGGGTAAAAGCATTCAGGCGATGGCCAGGCTGATCAGCGACAACCTCGATAACGTTCCGATGGCCGAGGGATTGAAGCTGCGTCTGCAAGCTTGGTTGCAGGAGCTGCGTGAGGCGGCAGGTAATCTTTCCGAGTCATTGCGCATCAAGAGCATCGAACTGATCAGCCAGTGGATGAGTGAGACTGAACTCGGCCGCGTTTTGACCGTGCTCAGCGGCAAGAGCTTCGAGGATATTCCTGGCGCATACCGGGAGAGCACCAACGAGTTGGCCAGCTCGATGCTCTGGTTTATCTATCACTTGCTGCAGGAGCGCTCGGGGCAGCATCTGGAGCCTTATGCCTATTTGCATGAGAAGCCGCAGCCACTGGCCTCGCCGGATAATGGGCGCCTGGCCGAATATCAGCCGCGTATGCCCTGGGAGGATGTGCACTGCCGTATCGAAGGCCCCTCCGTCTATGACGTGGCACGTAACTTCATCGACCGCTGGAATGGACAGCAGGCCTACCTGGCCGATGCGCCGGCGCTGCAGGACACCACGCTGGTGCGTAATCTGCTGGAAGCCGTCGTGCGTTGGCTCAATACCTTGGTCAGTGAGACAGGCCTCGACCGTCTGGGCATGGGGCTCACGGTGAATGAAGCCCCACGCCTGAGCTTTCCCAAGTCACAGCCGGTATGGATCAACGCGCCCACACAATTGCCCGTGGCGCCCGGCCTCCAGCCGGGCGGCATGAGCGTGCAGGTTCTGCGCAGCGCCTCCAGCAGCATGACCCAACAGGAGCAGGTGGGGCGTAGTAAGGCGGGCGTCAACCTGCCCCTACCGGCAGGTATCGACACTGGCGGCGTGCAGGCCAACTGCAAGGCGGCGATGCTGCAGGCCATCTCCAGCGCGCAGCACTTCATCTATATCGAGAACCAGTTCTTTCAGAGTGCGTATGGTGAAGCGCGCGAAATATTTGATGATGCTCCGCTTTCCGGCCCGATGGCCAGCCTGCGTGACCCTGCCAGCCTGCGCCAGGACTACGTCGCCCGTGTGCGGCTACGTGAGGCGATGGCGGCCGAGAACATCTGGCAACTGGACTGGAAAGAAATCGATGCTATCGCCAAGGAACCCAGTACCGAAGCCCGCCAGTTCCTGAAAAGTCTGCAAGCCATGTGGGGCGTCAATGCCCAGGGCTGGCTCACCCATAAACTTGGCGATGCCCAGTCGGGCCTGCTCAACGAGATTGGCGAAGCCCTGGCCAATCGCATTGGCCGTGCCATCGATGAGAAACGCCCGTTTCACGTCTACATAATTCTGCCGGTGCATCCGGAAGGCGCGCTGAACGTCCTCAATATCATGCATCAGGTTACGCTCACCATGCAGAGCCTGGTCTTTGGCGAGAATAGTCTGATCAAACGTATCCAGAAGCGCATGGCACTGCGTGGACTGCTGGATCGCAAGGCGAGTCGTGAGGAGGCGCTCAAAATCATCGAGCACAAGGACGCGAGCGGCCGGCCCGTTTACGAACAGCAGGACTGGAGCCGCTACCTGACCCTGCTCAACCTGCGTACCTGGGAAAACCTCAAGGGACGTGTGGTCACCGAACAGATCTACGTGCACAGCAAGCTGCTGATCGCCGATGACCGTGTGGCCATTCTCGGCAGCGCCAATATCAATGACCGCAGTTTGCTGGGTTCGCGAGACTCAGAGTTGGCGGTCATCGTGCGTGATAGCTCGCCTGTACAGGTCAAGCTCGATGGTAAGCAGCCGCATACCGTCGGTAAGGCCGTGCATCAGTTACGGGTCGATCTATGGAAGAAGCACTTTGGCTTGTCCATGGCTGGGGGCTCCTCCGGCGTCAGCCCCGCCACCGGGCTGGCGCAGTATCTGGAGCAGCCGGCAGCGGAGGAAACGTGGAAGGAGATACAGGCGCGCGCGCAAACGAATACGGATTTTTACAACGGTTCTTTTGACTTCATTCCACAAAACATCAGCCAGGTACAGCCTCGCAAAACTCCGGATATGACCGGTTATCTGGACGGATTCCCCACCTCCACGTGGCCTACCTGGGCTTACCGTGATCTAGGTTTTATCAATCGCGGCGGGGAGCTGCTGGAGCCTATGCCCCATGAAGAGCGCTTCTGGCGCTCCAATACCTTGGCTGACGTGAAGATGTTCTCGCCACCCGTCGGTGTGCAGGGCTTTATCTGCGCCTTGCCCGTCAACTGGACGCGGGGTGAGAACAACGACTCAGGTATCAACCTGAGTATTCTGGCTCAGACCTTTGAGCATTCCGAACGTGATCGTGCCCTGGCGCAGGTTGATAACGGACGTAACGAAGAGAACCGCCGCACATGA
- a CDS encoding IS3 family transposase, with protein sequence MRRNRAESRRSKANRTLLSQIEVAHLNSRQTYGSIRIHRELRSQGNTAGLNRIARLKREGPQNETITGMAAGCPRTNL encoded by the coding sequence GTGCGGCGTAACAGAGCAGAGTCTCGGCGCTCCAAAGCAAACCGCACGCTGCTAAGCCAGATTGAGGTCGCTCATCTCAATAGCCGCCAAACATATGGATCTATCCGGATTCATCGAGAGCTGCGTAGCCAAGGCAATACCGCAGGCCTAAACCGCATAGCCCGTTTGAAGCGGGAGGGGCCTCAGAATGAGACAATTACTGGTATGGCAGCAGGCTGTCCGCGGACGAACCTTTGA